In Erpetoichthys calabaricus chromosome 2, fErpCal1.3, whole genome shotgun sequence, a genomic segment contains:
- the c2h10orf53 gene encoding UPF0728 protein C10orf53 homolog has protein sequence MPEKSVVFVRYGPYESCGTVEHRTSRLEGLQAMLTADGHHCVLEKLQEWNKVELIVNGEIVFQCNITHLDFGGDGTLDPLCLQARQAVKDAY, from the exons ATGCCCGAGAAGTCGGTTGTCTTTGTAAGGTACGGACCATATGAGTCATGCGGCACTGTCGAGCATAGGACATCTCGGCTGGAAGGCTTGCAAG CTATGCTCACAGCAGATGGCCATCACTGTGTCCTTGAAAAGCTACAAGAGTGGAATAAAGTGGAGCTGATAGTGAATGGAGAAATTGTTTTTCAGTGTAACATTACCCATCTAGATTTTG GAGGCGACGGGACATTAGATCCTCTTTGTCTGCAGGCTAGACAAGCAGTGAAGGATGCCTACTGA